Below is a genomic region from Miscanthus floridulus cultivar M001 chromosome 1, ASM1932011v1, whole genome shotgun sequence.
CGTAATTTGTTCCCCTCTATTGGGTGCTCACCGGTTTTCGCCAGGTTCCTCACCGAGcgacgcggtggcacggccatGTCCATCGTGGAGCGCGCTGCTCTGGTCGCTCGCACGTGGCCGGGATCCTCCGGACCTTCTCCATCTCAACCGGCTACGCGGCATCCCCTGAGGCTTGGGGTGCAGCGGAACCCACATCAAGACTGGATGCCAAATCTAGCGTCCTGCCAGAGGATACACCATCCTGCATGAGAGCCAAATGACTAGATGGTCAATAACTGCATTTGAGAATACAAATTTTAGCAGCAGACAGACAAATGACTAGGTAACAAATTATAGCAAGCTAGAACAGAACGCAATATGTTTGTTAAAAATATCACAATCCTACATACAGTAGGCCATGACGGAAATGTGAGCGTTGTTtcaaaagggaaaaataagatgtgccggaaaaagaaagaaacaaaCAAAAGTCCTGAATGTATGATAATGTGGCTAACAAACTATCATTCTAACAGAATGTAAACTGTCAGATGAACACTTATACTCTCGATCCAAATCAAGTGACATGTTAAGGGTAATTATAAACATAGTAGACAAGGAAATGAAGCAACTGCCCAAacaaggaaaaaaaggaaaaggttATGTTGTTGGCAATGCTTAACTGTTTTCATATCAAGTGGTATAACACGAAAGCCAGAAGAAATCAATGAAGCATCATCCGGGAAGTGCTCATCAATTGGTGCAAACACAAGCTGGAAGGAGGAACCCACAGATTTCTCATCTATTCCAGTGCAAAGCTGAAAATTGAAACAAAGGAATGATTAGCAATGCATGGTCTTAAAACGAATTGCTCAAGATACTCTCTTTTAGAACCTTGATCTATTTCTTTATTCAAGAACCCAATTAGTATTGTTAAACAGACATGTGCCTGTTGTTAAACCAAAATCAGTAGCCAGATCTCATTTCATGTACAGTAAAACGAGACAATTAACCAAATATCAACAAGGCTCATTTCTGAGCCTACAGGACAATTTAAATGTCAAAGAGCCTATAAGCGTAACTTTGAGAAGCGACTACGTCATAAGAGTTATAGAATAATCATCCTGTTAGTTAAAAGACATTGATCTTGCTAACCTTTTGGTTCAGTGAGGCAATGCAGGACTTCAAAACAAAAGAATATATGGAACTCAAATATTTACCTGGAGAAGGTGGATGTCTCTTGAAAGAAGAGCTTCATCATGAGTAAGAGGTTGTCCTTCAAGGCGGACAACTTCAAGAATCTGTTATTCAACAGTCAATGACAGTAATTATAAGTCACATGGTACATCTAATATAACTAAGGTAACAATGAGAGAGCGAATGATGGAAACGAAATCAATTAGCTTCACAAAGACACAGGCTTTCGACAAAATAACTACAAACATACCTCCTCGTTCTCCACTGTGTGAGCAAGTGGCATGATCATCTGCCCCCCAGAGAATCTCAAAGGTCGCAACCCAGGAAGTGAGCACGCACTGGTCTTCAGTGATGAAGCCAAATACGCATCAATATTGTAATCGGCCCATTCAGATCTATGCTCCCTCAGAAATCGGACCAGTACTGCTGGTGGGACACTCTAGAAAATACCAATAAAGAAACATGTTCATGTTAAAAGTGTTTATACCAGTAGcatattttttattttcaaatggGCTGTAGCTCTTCCAATCACCTTACAGGGGTGAAACTCAAATTTCTAGTGTCAAATGTGCACGCACGACCGCATTTAAGCAGAATTCCTAAATCTCTAGTGTACAATGTTTATGTACAATCAGAAAGACATCTATTGTGCCTCTTTCTGCTTAACACTAATTGTGGTACAAGAACCGTTAGGTCTCAATGCATAGATGGTACACAGCCAGAAATGTATTCAATAAAGTGCAAATCAAACAATGATGATATAATGTTTTTTATTAAGAGGTACAATGTAATGAAACAAAACTCTGCTATTCATTTGTTTACCTGTGCACAACGCAATATGTAATGGTTCCTGCTTTTCCCCCTTTATTTCTAAATATAAAATATGAAGACTGCACTACAAATAATGATCACCCTTACCTGCAGTAACATGGATGCCTTCGCACAAATAATGCCTCCAGGGGCTCCAAATGTAATCCCAGCATTGCTGTTATTCCTAATTTTCTTGGTTGAGTTGCAAGCAACAACAACGTCTTCAATGCCATCTCCCCCCATTACAGACCAGCCATCATCATTGAAACCACTAATGGCATCATTAAAACCCCTAATGGAAGAACAATAATTTTTTATGTTTTAAACTGGACAACAAGATGCACATGAAAGTTGCGGTTAAAGTTTAATAAAAATCACCTGCTTAGTCTTTGACTAAAGGTCCGTAGTACTGCAGGTTGCCTTCCCAAGGCGTATACTACTTCTCCACTTGTTTCTTGAGCAATTTGTCTAAGGTGGCGCAGTGCCTGGATACACAGAGCAGCTAGCATGAAGTATAGTGCTAAGAATGAACTATTCAAACACGTCCGCAGAACTAAATGCAACCAAGTATACAGCCAGTCATTACTTAGAACATATAAAACAGACCTTTTCATTCATGAATAAATAGAAACCGATTATTGGTGAccttattaaaaaaaaatcaaaagttGTAAACTAAAAAGACCATAGGGCCAAAAAAAAAACACGTACCACTGTAGTCATTTTCTGAGCAACTACTCTAGAAGACTCATACAGCGGTCGAAGCACTTCAGGAACACTCCATGCCTGAGATGAAACCCACTACAATCATTAATGGATAACAGACAGACTAACAGCATCAAAAgattaaaataataataaaaggTGGGAACCAGACCTCAAGATCTAGATGGTCCACTATATGCACAATCGAACCTCCACCTTCGCATGGGCGAACTAAATACCCACTTGGAAGCATTTCAGCCCTAACAAATTGCTGTGCAGAGGCTGCATTTGGACCGCCTCCAGAACCACTCAAGGATCTCTCACAGACCTTGGAGATGAAGATTAGCAAATATTAGTGTCCTGGTTCCTCCGTTATAAAGATAAAAGCAACAAAACTGCAATTCAGACCACATACCACAAGGCTACCATCTTCCATTGTTGTCGTGTATCGTAACGTCCAAAAATCACGTGCAGGGACTAAAGTTGTTGGGGCATACATCTGCAGGAACATAAAAATATTACCATCGACATAATGAGTCATGCAGTTCGCCAGAAATGCTAAAGAAACATCACCAATGAAGCAAAATAAAATTTCCCACCTGCATGTAAATAAGTTCAACTGTTCCCCCATTTCCAGCTGGAAACATTGTAAACACTTCAAGACTTCGACAATCACGGAACCAAGAGGGACGATCTTTCAAGATCTCTATGACCTGCATAACACAGCTATATCAGGATCAAATAACTTCTTGAAAGTAAATGCTACAATTTGTATCAATGATTGATAGGCAAAATATGAAAATATCCAAGGGCCTTTGTAAGATCATATAAATGATCCATGAGTTTGTTCGAGATTGCTCAGATGTAAGGAGGTATGTCATAAATAATTAGACACATAAAAGAGTCTAATCATATGCAGAAGTTACAcaaatcacttgcaaatttacaGACTAGAACAAAGAAAACAATGGGTACATTCGTAAAGGTAGCACAAGGTCCCAAACAATTTAAATACTTACTTTTGTTGGTTCTAGATTCACCAAACCACAGGCGCGGGCAGCAACACCACGGCAACCATGCGAAATGGCCACAATACCAACCGAATCCGGACCAGGCTAATCAGAAAACAAAATGTAGTTAGCACCTAGCACTTATGTGAAAGAAAAATGTAACTTAAGCCAAAGAACAAGAATTGAGAGTTGACATATAACCTTCATCCCAGGCATCTGGACCCAATCAATAGCTGTCCCAGTAGCCTTTGAGAGGAACTCTGTGAAGGTCTCCTCTGCAATCGCAAGGAGTCTGAAACAAGAATTGAAATGACACTGCGATTAGGACAGTCTTAAAATGGCAAGGTTATGCAACAAGAATCCTTCTCCAGATGGCCAGAACGATTCACTTACCCAGAAGGGTTACTTGCATCCCTTATAGGGTTTGGAGGGGTAGTGACATTTGATTCACAGCTTGTATCATTGGCCAATGAAGTCTGTGCCCAATCAATAGATGATATCAGGACATTGCAGCGATAGAATACTCCGGTAGGCATTATATTATCCCAGGGTTCAATATTAAATAGATTCAACACCACCATCACATGGACAACAGGTTTCAGTGGGTACTGCATGCACCAGCCCCAAATAACAGCATAATGTGGACTTAACATCTCATTGGCATAAATTTGCTGGCACTATAAACTTTTGAAAGTCATCCAATGCTAGTACAGTACAACACTAATAAGGTACAAAATACTGCAGGAAACTGGACTCCACTTCACAGACATGGTACAAATGAGGCATCAGCAAACTGACTTTTAGCAATAGCGTGATTTGTAAGCAACAAGGCCAGCACATTGATCGAAGACTTACATTCTGCAGCTGCTGCCGCATGTGCGCATTTTCATGAACCAACTGAGAGACTTGCTTCTGAAGACGCTCATTCTCTTCCATAAGAAGCTTGTTCATTGCCGTCAGCTTTCTGTTCACAGCCTGAAGCCGCGAAGACTCCTTCCGCTGCTTATCACGGCACCTACAGAAGGGACAGGCACATTAATCCAAACGCGGAACACATTCTCCATTAGAACTAGTGGGCTGTGGTGTGGCTCGACTTCGACTTGTCGGATTTGGTTACCTTCGGTTCTGGAACCAGACTTTGATCTGCTTTGGCTCAATGTTGGAGAGTATAGGACACTCGCGCAGCAGTTGCTGCCGCCGTGAGGAGCTTGGCTTGGGGCAATCGATGTAGAGCCGCTCGAGCACCTCAACTTGCTCCGGGGTGTAGCGCACATATTTCCCCGAGTCCATCCCGGGAACCTTATCAAATCCTCCGCTGTCGCTGCTTCCCCCTCGCATCGCCACCGCTGCAGCCATTGTTCCCTTATTCCCTCAGCAACGCAAAATCGTGGCGTAGCCTCACAAATCTCGTCGCCCTCTCTCCGCCttcaactgctgctgctcttagCTCGGCCCCGCTCGCACTTCAACTTCTAGCACGCGAAGATCCCTGGGAGGCAAAGGAAATGGAGGACTGCAATGAGCTACGGCACCGAATTTTGCTTCGACAGCCGTGGGCATCAAAACTTCACTGCAAAGGTACAAATGCTGGGGGTCGAGACTCGAGATGCACACAACAAAATTGTGCAGGTTGAGCTGATAAAATCGTGGAAACGACTTCCGAGAACGGAGGGAAGGCGAAATGGAGTAGTAAAACTAGAACTGGACTTTGGCCAAAACGAACAAGACGAAATTCTACCAAAACGATTCGGAAATGGCAGACACCTGAAGCGATCAAATCGGCAGCGTCAGTGGACACGCGCAAACACCAAAAGCGGGACAGATCCACACAGCAGAGGCAAGGCGAGACAAGAGCCTTGGGTGCAAAAGCTAGCGGGAACTCGAGGTAGGTAGGTAGCTAGATCCTGGGGCGCGGAGCTCTGACCTGCGTGGGTGGGATGTGGGATGCAAACGCGCGGCGAGGCCGACTGACCGACCGTGAGAGGCAGGCCCCCTCGGCGAGGAACGGCGCGGCGCGGACGGCGGAGCAGACGCGCAGGCAGGCACACGACGCAGAAGAGGGGAGGGGACGGACAGCCTCACAGCCTGCCCGAGCCCGAGCCGCCTCCCGCGGCGCCTCGCATGCGCATCGATCGCCGGAGGCGCTTGACGGTTGGGTGGATCGGTTCAGGCGACGACGGCAGCGGACGCTAGCGCGACGGCCACCGCAGGAGAGCAAGCAGGCACCTACTCCGGGCTCCGGCGCGCGGTGGGAGCTAGGGTTCGCGGGTGCGGTTGTGGCGTCGTGATTGATTGAGTTTGAGGGGGGAGGGCAGGAGGGCGTAGGGGATGGGGAAAGGTGACAGCCTTAAAGCGGAGACAGAGACGTGGAACAGCGGCAGCAGCTGCAGCAGTAGCAGCGTGCACAGTCGCAGCTTGCAACGGAGGTgacgagaggagagagagagagagagagggagacggTGGTGGTCAGACTGTCTTCTACGGCAAGTAATCTACGTAGTCACCTAAATGTAAAATAATAAGAGATCTAAAATCAGTCTTTAATAAAGTATTAATAAAATAAACCTTTTTTTATGTTGTTTATGTAACTCAAATATGGATATTATTTCTTCTAATTCTCTTTtagtctactccctccgtcccagaatatctgtcgttttcgttTCCCGAGAAACCACTTtaacaaaaatatatattaaaaaatattattatttatggtacataattagtatcactggaaagatctttgaatctagttttttaataaatttatttagagatacaaatattgctagtattttttataaatcaagTTAAATTTATGGCACGAAAACCAAAAACAACCATTAAATCGAGACATAGGGAGTAGCTGCAAAAGAACACGTTGAATAAATATTAAACTTTTTATTTATAGCGAGGTTAAGggcgtgtttgggactgctccgctcCACGTTTTTCAGCTCCGCTCTATGTTTTTTAGCCAAACGGTTTTAGCTCCACGTACTCTGCTCCAGAAAAAAGGGTGtagttgtgagagcacctaaagaggtACTCCACAAACTCCAGTTTTTTGTGAAGCTGCTCCACGGTGAAGTTTATGGagcagagtttgtggagcagtcccaaacacccctaAAAGATCGAATGAGTCTTGTGCCGTGGGTGTCGTCGTCGCAGATAGCCTTGCTGGGGCTCGCTCGGTCGCAGCAGTGGCCTGCCAAGCACTGTGCTGCCGAAGCAGACGGCCTACTGTAGTACTGTATATCCCAGCGGTCGGAGTCGGACAGGAGGAGCGGAGCGGAGGACGGAGGAGAGAGACGCCGGCCGGGCCGGATGGGTTGGCCTGCTGGCCTAGCCGCGCAACGGGACGCGGAGGCGGTGCACGCGGTGCAGTGCACCGGCGGGGCGGGCCCGGGGGTTGGGTTGGCCTGGGGGTGGAGCGTGATTGCGCTACGCTTTCCCGGCTGATCGAACCGCGCGGGGGCCCACGTCGCGGGGACCGGGACACGGTGGGGTCCGCCAGGGTGTACGAGAGGCCCGGTCTACGTGGGGTGGGAGGTGGGGGAAGGCGCGCGGGCCCCGCGCTGCCGGGAAGCGGACGCGCGCATCGAGGAGCGCGCGGGTGGGGGTGGGGGCCGCGCTCAAATCAGCGGCGGAATGACGGGGCTGCCCCTGCTCGCCGTCGgggcggcgtgggcgcggcgtTCCAGCGCCCGAGCCGTGGTCCAGCGCGCGCGCCGCTCTCTGGAGTGGGCCTGGACCCGGTGCACGGCGGTGGCGTCGCAGGTACTCCCTCTGTTAAAAAAAAAACGCAATCTGCTTTGAATCTGTACACGTGTTTTTTTTTcctgaacggagggagtagcgaCGACGGGGCGGGCGCGGCCGTACCCGCACGGTCCCCCGTTCCGTTGCAGCCGTGCGGCGCCTGTGGGGCCCGCACGGAGTGCGGAGCCGGCACGCGCGCTGCGGGCTTGTCAGCCTCTGGCCAGTGACCTGTCAGCTGTGGGCTAGTATGGCAGTAAAAGAAGGGAAAGCCTAGCCCCTGGCCGCCTGGCGTCGCTTTTTTACGGTTTTACTACACCTGCGCTGCGCTTTGCCCTCGCTTGCTCCCAAACGGCGCCTTTTACTGCAGCTGCCTTTTCCCCGTTCACGGGCACGGCAGCGTGCAAAAGAAAGGCGCTGCTACAGTTTGAACTGGACTACAGTGTCGCTCTGCAAAGGCGGTGACGCCGGCTCTGTAACGGGAAAGGTTATATAGCTACAGTGCCTTGTATCGTGATTTCTCGTCCAGCAAAGGCGTGACGGTACGCGGACTGTGCTGTCGAGATTTTCATCGcaaacgatcgtgaattatttactataaattaattttatatttaaaaaaaatataatttcaGCTTATATAACAGACTCTTAATTTCAAGGGCAGCAAATCTTCAGAGGGGGGACTGCGATGTGGGCCACAGAACTGTCCCCCTCGCCCCTGCCACTTGATGACCAgcgtaaggccccgtttagatccaaaaatttttggattttgactcactgtagcatttcgtttgtatttaataattagtgtttaattatggactaattaggttcaaaagttttgtctcgcgatttctcgactaactgtgtaattagttttttttccgtctacatttagtactccatgcatgtgccgcaagattcgatgtgacggttactgcgcaaaaatttttggattctaaacaggccctaaatgagaagcaaaggacttgtttagtttcaaaaagttttcctaaaaagtactacagtagttatcacatcaaatcttgcaatacgtgcatggagtattaaatgtagacaaaaaaaaactaattgcatagtttggttggaaatcgcgagacgaacgttttaagtctaattagtccatgattaaatactaattactaaataaaaatgaaaatactACCATagccaaaattttaaatttcgtCCATCTAACCAAGCCAAAGAAAGAACTGCGAGGTACTACAGACACATGTCTACTCCGGAGGCCGGAGGCCGGTGTGTTGTGTGTGATAGCAACAAGATAATTTTAAATAGGTCACAATATTAGCATTTTCTTTCTCCGCTATACCGATGAATGAGTTAATTATATATCCATAGATGAAGaaattaagttttttttttttttgctcagaGCAGAGAGGCCGTTGGGCTAAGATAATAGAATTACCAACCTAATAATTTAGAAAGAGCACACAAACGTAAAACCAGTACTACAATACAGGGACCATTAATTCTAGAAGCTTTCAGACCTGCAGTTGCTAGTCACGAGAAGAAGCCTAAACTGGTGGACAAAATGACCGCTTTGCATAAGCTGGAGCTGTATATGATCTCTTCGATTGAGTTATGTTTTGAATAAGTTGGAGGACAATTTGATTTATTAGAGACTTGTGTTTTTTCCATTAAAGTTATAAAGAATCTAAGCTATACGATATTTGTTACTTATTTATCTATAAAAACTTTTTTATTATTACTTTTATCTGTGTCCTACATTTTCTCTCTTAGTCCTCCTCACACTCACTTATGCCTATACCCAGGGGCGGATCTGCCAGGGGGGCTgtcggggctcaagcccccctaccctgGCAGCTCCATTGGAGCCCCCCCCCCCTAGCCCCCCTATGATTTTTTCGGCCATTAACAACAGGAAAGAAGGTGCTGTAGTGCTCTCGACGGAGGttgtcggtgctttggaaccaggggtccctcaaccaacgagtgaatttgtgctgcgtgctcctaatcccggatggtgatgcaaagagacacaagatttatactggttcaggcaatcgaggccctacgtccagtccgagagatcgatcttgtattccttgcaccggagtgctcgtagtagggggttacaagctaggtgagagagggggctagccccaggtctcggcgagggtggtgcgggctgcttgaggcgttgttctccacCAGCGTAGCGGAAGTgtctagttctatcggtgtgttcgtccccTTTTTTCTGTcgccccctagaaatggccccggtccttcccttttatactccaagggagaaccaggaacctacatatgttgctacatagcgttctaaaaacgggggtggcgtgtccgagccctgtagccggccactgttgcggcatggtcgacggagtggccccgtccttgtcgtgcagaagtgacgcgccggtcatactcgatcttgtgcgtcgtggggctccagtacagcttgatgcaggacatggcgggcgacgtgctggtcaccgtataatgacgtcgtagtgggcagcggctctgcagatgccgaggccgagccatcgtggggggctcggcggtcatggaccctcaggctgccgagcccgtgaagcaaactgccgaggcctcgggggagttgttggccctgggtactgattccgaggccacagtagcccagatgtggcttcccacgccgcgttgtcctcggagcaggagttggcagcacagtgaggcatgggtgtcaaccatgtgcatggtggttagcacagtgacgggtaacccctgcccagtccgagggacgtgcaggtcatcgcgtgatgacgtcgtagggggccgtggttctgtaggtgccgaggccaagccatcgcggggggcgttggcggacatgggtccccaggctgtcgagcccctgaagcaaactgccgaggccctggagggaattattggtcctgggtactgattccgaggctacagtagcccagacgtggcttcccacgccgcgttgtcctcggagcaggagttggcagcacagtgaggcatgggcgtcaaccatgtgcatggtggttagtacagtggcgggtaacccctgcccagtcctgcctcctgtcccatcggccattctgctgtactgtgccgagcatgccgttgtcgtcaggggcagcagttggctgagttgatgcgacacgacgttttgtcagagggacgggagaaggaagaggcatcggagtgctgccgagcctgccttgcgcgagacggagggtcggtggcccggccgaggcctttggcggggaatcgctcggAGTCAgtagtgagggggcctcgggcgaatcggagaatcggccgaggcccgtggcgatgggcctcgggcgagtcggagaattggccgaggcccttggagcctcgggcgagtcggagaatcggccgaggccggcagcgtttagctggtttcgatctttacgaagtctaagcagttgttttttgggtcttgcttagggtaccccttctcgcggtacCCGACAGAGGTTGAAGATGAGTTTCGAGTTGAAGATGAGTTCCCAGCCCCCCCTAAATGTATTTTCTAGATCTGCCACTGCCTATACCCACCACTGCATAGACTCACATGCCAGCTTGTTTGCATGAGAGTCAATCTCTCCTTCATCTCTCATTTCTTCTTTTCCCCACATTAGCATTTACACCTCATATAATAAATACAAACGCGTCAGTATAAAGACATCAAATAAAGATGATCTTGCAACGACCTGCCTGCTTTGCAGGACAAACTGAAGTAGTTCTTCCCGAGATTTATGAAAATATAGCCATTTCGACGTGGCTCTTTGGTGTGAATTTTTCTTTGCGTCCACCCCCATAGAATTCATATATTTTCCCTGTGTTATGTCCAAATGtgataaataaaaaaattctgCATTTTGAATTCCTATAGAATTGTAAATTGAATGCAACTTTAATCCGACGTTTTTTCCCTAAAGTTCCAAAGAGAAAGAGACCCTAATAAAGAGAGATATCAAGGAGATACAAGCAGCGGGGGATCAATCCGGTGCCCTACTCCCCT
It encodes:
- the LOC136450784 gene encoding homeobox-leucine zipper protein HOX10-like, with product MAAAVAMRGGSSDSGGFDKVPGMDSGKYVRYTPEQVEVLERLYIDCPKPSSSRRQQLLRECPILSNIEPKQIKVWFQNRRCRDKQRKESSRLQAVNRKLTAMNKLLMEENERLQKQVSQLVHENAHMRQQLQNTSLANDTSCESNVTTPPNPIRDASNPSGLLAIAEETFTEFLSKATGTAIDWVQMPGMKPGPDSVGIVAISHGCRGVAARACGLVNLEPTKVIEILKDRPSWFRDCRSLEVFTMFPAGNGGTVELIYMQMYAPTTLVPARDFWTLRYTTTMEDGSLVVCERSLSGSGGGPNAASAQQFVRAEMLPSGYLVRPCEGGGSIVHIVDHLDLEAWSVPEVLRPLYESSRVVAQKMTTVALRHLRQIAQETSGEVVYALGRQPAVLRTFSQRLSRGFNDAISGFNDDGWSVMGGDGIEDVVVACNSTKKIRNNSNAGITFGAPGGIICAKASMLLQSVPPAVLVRFLREHRSEWADYNIDAYLASSLKTSACSLPGLRPLRFSGGQMIMPLAHTVENEEILEVVRLEGQPLTHDEALLSRDIHLLQLCTGIDEKSVGSSFQLVFAPIDEHFPDDASLISSGFRVIPLDMKTDGVSSGRTLDLASSLDVGSAAPQASGDAA